The Neoarius graeffei isolate fNeoGra1 chromosome 1, fNeoGra1.pri, whole genome shotgun sequence region ATATTTGGAAATCTGTTAGTTAGCCTCtgttctcacctgtgtgtgtgtgtgtgtgtgtgtgtgtgtgtgtgtgtgtgtgtgtgtgtgtgtgtagatatgcCAGTCTCTATTTCTGCTGTGCAGTTGAAGAGCAGGACAATGAGCTGATTACCCTAGAGGTCATCCATCGTTTTGTGGAGCTGCTGGATAAGTACTTTGGCAGTGTGAGTCATTCCTCAATTTTCTCCAGCTATCTTTTTGTCCGTCACCTTCACTGACCCTAGCCTGTCTATTTGTCATTAGCTTTTTTCCCCAGTATATTTCCCTCTATACATTTCCTGGCTTTGGCCTCAGAAGACCTTTTTTCTGTTCTTTCTACCATTTTGTTCTTCATTTCTGATCCTATTTTCTCTGTAGCATTTTTGCTTGCACAGTGTCTAAAaatcaggcctgagtttcccaaaagcatcgcagcaaaaagatcatcattaaatggtagagtgagcagcacaatgaacactctcctagttaagctgctcttagtgttaagaggcttttggaaaaCCCACCCCAGGTTATTTGAATTTTTTAATGACCATTCTTGAATGTTTTTCTTAACCCACATAGTAGAAACAGTGTTTTGAATCATATGCTGCAAAACTAAATTGTATTCGGAATTCAGATTCTCTAATTTGTACTTTGCTACCACATTTGTGTCTAACCTCCTCTAGGTGTGTGAGCTTGACATCATTTTTAATTTTGAGAAGGCTTACTTTATCTTGGATGAATTTCTGATGGGGGGAGAAATCCAGGACACTTCAAAAAAAAGTGTGCTCAAGGCTATTGAACAGGCTGATCTGTTGCAAgaggtgtgtatgtgtttgtatatTGGTGCCTTTTCACACAAAATGTAATTATGCTGTAGTTCTTAAAAATCTGATTTGGTCATATTCCTGGTCTGGAGTCTACCATAGATTCTGGTTAAGACTGATTTTGGATATATCCCTATATGGCTATTACCTGAATGTAGCGATGAACTGAGATAGAAATGGTCTTAAACTGAACTTTAGCgtatactgtcctgaaaacaacaaaaaaaaaatccaaattatTTTATATTGATTATTAATTTGCTTTGTTGTACTATTGCATAGATTATTTTACTTGTTTATTCATGTTTGTGTATAGAACTTAATTGAAAAACTGGatagaaatgcaaaaaaaaaaaaatcactgataaTTATTTTGCAAATCCATCACTGTCTTAAACCCTTTAAAACAGAAATCTTGTTCTTGCCTTCAGCCATTAAAAAGTTTCCGCATGCATGTTGCTGACTGGTGtccagaattttggctgccagctgtaggccttttatttttatttaatttttttagctCAAGGTAATTAAAAATATCATAATCTTAGCGGATGCTGCCTAATTTGgcaacactgaaaaaaatggtgaTTTAGTGTGAATGTGTCAGCAATGAATAAGTAATAGCAGAGGCTCTTCTGAAACATTGTATAATGTTGAGATGTGTATCTTAGAAAATGAAAGCAGTGTGTCAAAAAGGACCTAAAATTATTGGTGCCTGATTTTCCAGTGCACCCTAACCTTTTTCTTTTGTCTGTCTCAGGAGGATGAGTCTCCAAGGAGTGTACTGGAGGAGATGGGTCTGGCATAGAAGCCTCTCAGTTTTAGAAGGGACTGTTTTAGATATTACTACTGCATCTGGCAAGGGAATGGACTTTATTAGAATATGTTTGGGGAGGGAGGGTCAAGGATGGCATGAAAAAAGGACACAGGATAGAGGGATGGTTTGaaagtgtgtgtatacacttcttttttcttttttttttaaatactactGAGTTCTGCATGTGATTGTACTTTTTTCAGCCCAATTTGTATTCATAATGTTAAAATAGCTGTGTCTTATGCGGGGATCAAACTACACAAATTCAGCCTGATTTGAACATGATTTTGTTGTTTCTGACAAATTTCCAGTGTCAGGCCCAAATATGAAAGTTGGAAACAACGAATAGGCCTTGTAGTGTCGCATAATCAAAGAACAGTGATGAGGTGTCCGGGATGCCCCATGACACCCTTCCAAAAAGTTTAGCATGTCAGAATTTTTCGTAttttctcacctagtttgacaactcCCGTGGCATGATCCTTGATATTCCTTCTGTAGCCATGATTGGCTATTTCGTGACCTTCCTCTCTGATGACATGCAAGGACATCAATGATTGGTTGAGGTGTAACTTGTCgtgttgccagtctcctgaccaagacacagcaagaatttatggcactataATTGCCTAATTGGCCATGGTGACTatcatgaaagacaaaaatattgtgtagCCTGATCCTGGCATTATCAGGACTCTCTGAAGACACACTATACAGATTATAGTGTGGAATGCAGATTAGACACTTGAACTTGATACACAGCCATTTATTTGTAATGAACTGAAAGTGAATCAAGCCTTACTATGTTAACAAAAGGAGACAATATGCTTTTAGTCTATAAGGAGCAGTTATTTATTTCTGCAATCTCAAATTAATATATTCAGAAATACTTAGATTGTATTTTTTGCTGCTCAGGAAAGATTGGCTGTAACCATTCATGCATGTCTATTTTTAAATGTGATGCAAGATTTAAAGTAGATATCAGACCTGAACTGCTTGCTTTGCAGTATAGGGACCACACAGTaaatctgtgtatgtgtgtgaatgtgtgtttaaaaaaaaaatttaaataaaaaagtgtgtgtttataATGAGTATATAGGAAGTATATCTGTGCTCTTCACTTGCACAGGCTACCATTAAAACAGTTTTCCATGAGCAAGATTTAAAAATAAACTGATGTGACATTGGAAATAGAAGAGAAATATTGAATAGGTCTTTGAGTCAGTAGAATATTGAATAGACTGCTGCATAtggtctgttcattcacttctagtTCTATGAACCACATCTGCAAAGTCTTTGAATGTTTAGTTTAATGGAAGAGGGAAAAATTGTACCTAACCTCGTTCCTGTTTTGTCCTGTTTCTACTTCCTGCTTTCCAAAGAGATGTCTGACTGTAAATGCATAGTATTGGAATAAAAAGGGAATATTATTTGAATAACTCCTTTAAAAATTGAGGGCTTTGGCATAATTTGTAACATAGTGAGGATAAAAATTTAAAAGCAAAGTTTTTTTAATGTATtgtcaaataaaaaaagaatgtttTGAGTGGAGTTGTGTATTTTTCTTCCTTAATACTGAGCTATTCTTTGTCAAATTGCTGGTGCTCTCACCATGTGTCCTATGTCTTGGAGCTGATTCATAAGAAGGTACATAAAGATGCAGATTCTGTTTAGACTGATGTTAATTAGATGCAAAGAGAAATGCAGATAAGTTCTCTCTTAGAAATAATCTCTAGCTTCATAGCAAATTGCACAAATGAAACTAAAACCTGAACGCTAAAACTTCGCATCAAATCTTGGAATCTGACAGTTGTAGCGTAATTGTACAGTCTGCTATTGCTAGGTAAAATTATGGAGGTAGTTATGATTTATTCTTCCTGTCAAATTAAGTCCATGAAGGGAAAGTCTGGAGTCTGATTTTATATGTTGCGTCAaacattttatttaaacatttttcATTTGATTCACCTGACTGGTTATGAATAGCGATGGTTGGTCAGAAGCTGATTTACTGTGTAAAATTATGAAACACAACCTTGTAAAAACATTTTCTTCAAATGATGTAATGATTTTGATTTAAAACTAAATACATAAAGTTTGAACAGACACCTCTTTATCTGTCTTCTGATACAGATCCAAGATGGTGAGTAATTTGTATGTTCATGGAATAACTAAATTAACACAGCATGAGGACATGTCTCTTTGTCAAGTGTCCCTATCAAATTGTGTGTGAATGTAATTTTTTATAATGAAATAAAAGCCCAATTTCACCATAAATTTGGGTCTGTATGGAGCATTtcttatgccttttttttttggattaatGGACACTTCTTATAAAATTAGTGTTTGACAAGAAAATAATGGCAGTTTCTTTATAGAAGCCATTCCTTTGTTTTTCACTGTGCGTGTGGAGTAGAGATGTAATACTGTTAGAGATAGCAGCTGAGAAAATGGGATAGAGAGAGATGGAGCATTTAAGTGGATGAGTCACCAGTCTTTtgtcatggtggtgcagtgaaaCTGACTGCACCATCACGACAAGAAAGACAGGATGAGTGTGTGAGGGAAAGTGGAGAAAATCTATTTTCACATTAACTGGAATACAATGACCTCACttctgttctttttggagaagggTAGTCTACATTTTTTGTCTTATTGTCAGCCTGTCTGATTCTTTTACATTCCCCCCCTCCtggattctttctttcttccttacaGTAAGTTCATGTCTAGCTTAAGCCATTttcaatccagttaaacaaaagtCCAGCTAGATGTACAAGTGTTATGTTCACATTGTCCTATTCAATTACTATTTTAACCATGTAGAATAAAAAGTAATTTCCAGCATTTGACTGGCAAAAGTTTGGATGTGAATACAAATTTAAGTAagctgatggaacatatttggaaGGTCTAATTTCTTTTATTATACTGTTaacccttcattttatggaataaGAGAGTGATGTATTCCACTGGGGCAACACGAGTTTCTTATAATCTCATGATGCTTTttctagggtggcatggtggtgtagtggttagcatggtcacctcacaacaagaaggttccgggttcgaacccagcggccggtgagggcctttctgtgtggagtttgcatgttctccccgtgtctgtgtgggtttcctccaggtgctccggtttcccccacaatccaaagacatgcagttaggttgacgtggggcggccttgggctgaggtgcccttgagcaaggtacctaacccctgactgctccccgggcactctggtgtagctgctctgggtgtgtgtgcgcgtgtgttcactgcttcagatgggttaaatgcagaggatgaatttcactgtgcttgaagtgtgcatgtgataaataaaggtttcttcttctaaatatAATGtggggttaaatatagaaaacctgttgttaaaaaaaGGGGCTAAATTTTCATGCACAGTGATTTAAAGTTTCCATATTGTCTTAAACATTCATTAGATTGTCATTTGGACAGAAAAGTTACAAGAGTaccagtaaaaaataaaaaaaaaagcaaaacgcCAGCTTTACACATGTTAAAGTGATTTAGTATCTTCATTTGAAACATTTAAACATACAGTTTGGTAAGGTCTGGTGCACACCAGAGGATTTCTagctcttcaccaatttttaaaaATGTGGGAGATCACAGACATAACAACAGATGTAACTGATTTttgtcccctgctggccgaaaggcccgaagggggattatgttgtggcaaagtccgtccgtctgtctgtccatccgtccatcccggAAAGGGttcttgccttctgaaatcaactcctctaccaatttttggaggaaattcacaaaacttggcaaaaggctttgttataggacagtaatatgcatattgtaatttcattttcaatattctgtagcaggggatattgtgctctcagagcactcttgtaatATTTTAATTGCAAGAACCCACACACCAGATGATTCAATTGAGATGCAGGACCACACACTTGGAGATTATACTGAACGATTTCAGAGTGGCCATTTCGGGGACTTGGGATCTCAGAGAAACCCACTCTGAAAAGTTCAGTGGGTGGGACTCATTCTTCCTTCTCTACAGCACCATGTATTTTAAAATCCTTCTTAGAGTGTGTCATTCACCATATTCAGTCACAGCAGAATCTCGCCATGTCATAACCCAAGCATGTAATAGAACTTGataaaatcatgtaaatgagccatattacccagtttattctctgcACACCTCATTCAAACCATAGATTCAAACATGAGTTTAAAGTTGTGTTATAACATGAAAAGTTTCACATTTTAACAATATAAATTATCATGTTATGACATGAAACCAAATTATCATGTTATAAGATGAAGCATTTCAtataatattgtgaaaatatattataacaataaacttttcacattattatgtgatactgattgtttttttcttttttctggtgtggcagcaaAATATGCTGCCATACTCTTCCCATGGAACAACTGAGACACTGGCACTCAGGGAAAAATTCTATATGGACACCTGCCCTTATATATTTTGCAGTGTGAGCTGGAGGTGAGCTAGTGCATTTACTGCTCCAAGCTCACCCTATAGTGTACACAGGTAGAGGGGAGAGTGAAACTCATAATAATTAGAAATGCAGTTATTTTTACATATTTTCTGACCTTCCACTGCCTTGGAGATGCCACTAAACATGACACTTCCtggtcagttctctctctctctctgctcaatATTCCATCGCTTTTCCTTTCacacttaaataatattggctggctttgagtggtatatcagatatacagttaggtccatatatatttggacactgacacaaattttcttttttttacctgtttactgaaacatattcaagttatagttatataatggacatggacatacagtccagactttcagctttcatttgagggtatccacattaaaattggatgaagggtttaggagtttcagctccttaacatgtgccaccctgtttttaaagggaccaaaagtaattggacaattgactcaaaggctatttgatgggcaggtgtgggcaattccttcgttatgtcattctcaattaagcagataaaaggcctggagttgacttgaggtgtggtgcttgcatttggaagattttgctgtgaagaaaacatgcgatcaaaggagctctccatacaggtgaaacaagccatccttaagctgcgaaaacagaaaaaaaacatccgagaaattgctacaatattaggagtggcaaaatctacaatttggtacatcctgagaaagaaagaaagcactggtgaactcatcaatgcaaaaagacctggacgcccacagaagacaacagtggtggatgatcgcagaataatttccatggtgaagaaaaacccct contains the following coding sequences:
- the ap1s1 gene encoding AP-1 complex subunit sigma-1A isoform X1 codes for the protein MMRFMLLFSRQGKLRLQKWYTATAERDKKKMVRELMQVVLARKPKMCSFLEWRDLKIVYKRYASLYFCCAVEEQDNELITLEVIHRFVELLDKYFGSVCELDIIFNFEKAYFILDEFLMGGEIQDTSKKSVLKAIEQADLLQEEDESPRSVLEEMGLA
- the ap1s1 gene encoding AP-1 complex subunit sigma-1A isoform X2, with amino-acid sequence MRFMLLFSRQGKLRLQKWYTATAERDKKKMVRELMQVVLARKPKMCSFLEWRDLKIVYKRYASLYFCCAVEEQDNELITLEVIHRFVELLDKYFGSVCELDIIFNFEKAYFILDEFLMGGEIQDTSKKSVLKAIEQADLLQEEDESPRSVLEEMGLA